One Mycolicibacterium sp. ND9-15 genomic window, CGTGCGGGTAGAGGTCGTGGTGCGCGGCATCTGCGCGCTGCGCCCCCAAGCGCCGGGGTATTCGGACAACATCGTCGTCCGCTCCATTCTCGGTCGGTTCCTCGAGCACTCGCGCATCATTCACTTCGGTGCCATCGATGAGTTCTGGATCGGCAGCGCCGACATGATGCATCGCAATCTCGATCGACGTGTCGAAGTCATGGCCGAAGTGAAGGATCCGCGCCTGAAAGCACAACTTGACGACATCTTCGAGTCGGCCTTGGATCCCGCGACCCGGTGCTGGGAGTTGGGCGTGGACGGTAAATGGACGGCGTCACCGCAGGAGGGTCAGACGGTTCGCGACCACCAGGTTTCGTTGATGGAACGCCGCCGGCAGCCATGACAGAACGGCACAGCATCTTTTCGGATCGTCATCGCGGATCGTGGTGCCCGGAATGATCTGCGGGAGTTGAGGTGCCGAAGCAGACAACCGAGACGGACGCCGACGCGAGGACGATCCTTGCCGCGGGGGCGGTGTTGTGGCGACCGAATGGTGCCCCCGATGCGCCAGAGGTCGCACTCATTCACCGTCCTCGCTACGACGACTGGTCGCTGCCGAAGGGCAAAGTCGATCCCGGTGAGACCCAACCCGTCACCGCCGTCCGCGAGGTGAGCGAAGAGACCGGATACACGGCCCGTCTCGGTCGACGGCTCACGTCGGTGAGCTATCCCGTAGAGCAGGGCAAGAAGAAAGTGCGCTATTGGGCGGCGCGCCAGATCCGCGGCGAGTTCCGCTCGAACGACGAGGTCGACGAGCTGAAGTGGCTTCCCGTTTCCGCAGCGATAAACCAGGTCAGCTATCCGCAGGACCGAAAGGTTCTGCGCCACTTCAGGAAGATCCCGGTCGACACCAAGACGGTGCTGATCGTCCGCCACGCGACCGCGGGTAGCAAGTCACGCTTCAAGG contains:
- a CDS encoding NUDIX hydrolase; translated protein: MPKQTTETDADARTILAAGAVLWRPNGAPDAPEVALIHRPRYDDWSLPKGKVDPGETQPVTAVREVSEETGYTARLGRRLTSVSYPVEQGKKKVRYWAARQIRGEFRSNDEVDELKWLPVSAAINQVSYPQDRKVLRHFRKIPVDTKTVLIVRHATAGSKSRFKGDDRKRPLDKNGRAQAESLVGVLLAFGADHLFAADRVRCVSTLEPLATELGTSIHSDGLLTEEAYADNRKAARQRFLEIADSAGTPVICSQGKVIPDLIEWWCGRDGVRPDKSRNRKGSAWVMSLHDGRLVAADHIGSPLATK